From Bacteroidales bacterium, a single genomic window includes:
- a CDS encoding T9SS type A sorting domain-containing protein — protein FTGTAESIAEGIYIGEPFPNPFKETTEISYRLNGPAQVRLSLYNSRGQMLGIVMDEQKIPGLHTATIQRNNLSPGVYFFRMEVFIAGEALQKNGKLIISQ, from the coding sequence ATTCACCGGAACTGCAGAAAGCATTGCCGAAGGCATTTACATTGGCGAGCCATTCCCCAATCCTTTTAAAGAAACCACTGAAATTTCCTACCGGCTGAATGGCCCGGCACAAGTCAGGTTAAGCCTTTACAACAGTCGCGGGCAAATGCTGGGTATCGTCATGGATGAACAGAAAATTCCGGGATTGCACACCGCAACGATCCAGCGGAATAACCTATCGCCGGGGGTTTATTTCTTCCGGATGGAGGTATTCATTGCCGGCGAGGCGTTGCAGAAGAATGGGAAACTCATTATTAGTCAATAA